TATATCTGAGGGTCACCAGCTCCCCTCAACCATGGGTCTTACAGCCTACCCCAGAGGAATGAGTCCTACAGAGTGACAGCTGGTCCATGCTCTTCTACTCCTCCCTGAGGGAGGACCAGGGTATGACGGGGATCTGGCTTCAAGGAGCTGAGAAGTTTGTGAATGCTGCCATTGCTCTCCCGCCCGGAGTTGTGCAGACCCAAGTCCCGTTGTAGACTGTGAGCAAGACTGGTGCCATTGGCTCGGGAGAGGCTGCCTGCAGGAATGCCCTGTGACTTGGGAATGTGTTGAGGTTCCAGAGCCCCTTCGATGACAATGTCGGCTTCCTCATCACTTTCCATCTCTTCGAGGTGGAAGTTCTGCAGGACATGAGCAGCTGACAGGCTGTGGTGGCTAGCCGTGCTGTCTGTGGACTGGCCAGAGCTGCCAGATGTGCGGCTGCTGCGGACAACGTTGTTCCTCTGGTTAGCAGGCTTGACAGTGACAATGAGGTTGTGACTGTTGGCAATCATCATATCTGTAACTTGATCCAGCGTCTTCCCAGCCACCTCAATCCCATTTACCTCCAAGACTTCATCATTCACAGCCAGGAGCCCAGTGCTCTCTGCCAGACCCCCAGGTACCATACGGGAAATGAAAATGCCTGGAACTTTCTCCAGCCCATGGGGTGTCACCCGCACACTGGTGCCATCTCGGATGTAGAAGCCCAGTGGCTTCTCACAGCCATGTCTGTAGAGCCTCACTCGGCGGTGTGTCTCAGGGAGAATGTCCACGTCAATGATGGAGGACACTGGGCGGAAGTCATGTGGCATGCTGATGTCAAGGTGTGCACGCCGGCGTAGACCCTCATCCCTCAGTGTCACCAGCACTTTCTTCTTCCTTGACAGAGTGCCTGCCCCAAAGCTGTAGTGGTCTGCCTCTTCTGAAACAGTCCAGAAAAAGAATAATGAGAAGTGGACATCACACATAGGCAGGCAGAAAAGAGCCGAAGCAAAACCAAGTATTGCAAGAGTGTGAGATGTGGGGTCACTGTCCCAGAAAACCAGCTCTGCTTGCCTTCAAATGGCCTCCATCTGGGCTCCTGGAGGTCTGGCAGGGCTGTTGTGATGGATCCTCTGTGACAATACACACTGGGACTTGACATACAGGCATACCAGAGCC
This Perognathus longimembris pacificus isolate PPM17 chromosome 15, ASM2315922v1, whole genome shotgun sequence DNA region includes the following protein-coding sequences:
- the Pard6g gene encoding partitioning defective 6 homolog gamma isoform X1, whose amino-acid sequence is MAEPEFCLNLFGAEFRRFSLNRHKPGKFEDFYQLVVHTHHISNTEVTIGYADVHGDLLPINNDDNFCKAVSSANPLLRVFIQKREEADHYSFGAGTLSRKKKVLVTLRDEGLRRRAHLDISMPHDFRPVSSIIDVDILPETHRRVRLYRHGCEKPLGFYIRDGTSVRVTPHGLEKVPGIFISRMVPGGLAESTGLLAVNDEVLEVNGIEVAGKTLDQVTDMMIANSHNLIVTVKPANQRNNVVRSSRTSGSSGQSTDSTASHHSLSAAHVLQNFHLEEMESDEEADIVIEGALEPQHIPKSQGIPAGSLSRANGTSLAHSLQRDLGLHNSGRESNGSIHKLLSSLKPDPRHTLVLPQGGVEEHGPAVTL
- the Pard6g gene encoding partitioning defective 6 homolog gamma isoform X2 produces the protein MNRSFHKSQTLRFYDCSAVEVKSKFGAEFRRFSLNRHKPGKFEDFYQLVVHTHHISNTEVTIGYADVHGDLLPINNDDNFCKAVSSANPLLRVFIQKREEADHYSFGAGTLSRKKKVLVTLRDEGLRRRAHLDISMPHDFRPVSSIIDVDILPETHRRVRLYRHGCEKPLGFYIRDGTSVRVTPHGLEKVPGIFISRMVPGGLAESTGLLAVNDEVLEVNGIEVAGKTLDQVTDMMIANSHNLIVTVKPANQRNNVVRSSRTSGSSGQSTDSTASHHSLSAAHVLQNFHLEEMESDEEADIVIEGALEPQHIPKSQGIPAGSLSRANGTSLAHSLQRDLGLHNSGRESNGSIHKLLSSLKPDPRHTLVLPQGGVEEHGPAVTL